Proteins from one Drosophila gunungcola strain Sukarami chromosome 3R, Dgunungcola_SK_2, whole genome shotgun sequence genomic window:
- the LOC128261135 gene encoding pro-corazonin — protein sequence MLRILLLPLFLFTLSMACMGQTFQYSRGWTNGKRALSPGTPLLANGHFHRSNELGLTDLYDLQDWSSERRLERCLSQLQRSLISRNCATVPDFNANRNRMPDADPESNPHVRLNNINNENVLYSNANIPNRHRQSNELLEELSAAGGASVSVEPNLFGKH from the exons ATGTTGCGCatcctgctgctgccgctcTTTCTCTTCACGTTGTCCATGGCCTGCATGGGCCAGACCTTTCAGTACTCCCGCGGCTGGACAAATGGTAAAAGGGCACTTAGTCCTGGAACACCTCTCCTGGCAAACGGACACTTCCATCGGAGCAACGAGCTGGGACTCACGGATTTGTACGATCTGCAGGATTGGAGCAGCGAACGCAGACTGGAGCG ATGTCTGTCGCAACTCCAGCGTTCACTGATAAGTCGAAACTGTGCCACGGTTCCGGACTTCAATGCCAACCGCAACCGGATGCCAGATGCGGACCCTGAGAGCAACCCCCATGTCAGACTAAACAACATTAATaacgaaaatgttttatactCAAATGCCAATATCCCGAATCGACATCGCCAGTCGAATGAACTGCTCGAGGAGCTAAGTGCCGCCGGGGGAGCTTCTGTTTCTGTTGAGCCAAATCTGTTTGGAAAACATTAG
- the LOC128260836 gene encoding histone-lysine N-methyltransferase PR-Set7, whose translation MIMVRRRQRPAKESTSSSGGASSGSGLPVDQTLPLNVAGNLLEDQYFASPKRKDCRLMKVSENGQLPEATMAHRGQHKDNKADRTIGVPLATRSQTRTIENFFKANAAVKDSQKTIPTEELDQDLELQDEQLNIEDEELKLQEEQLQHTDDHLAFADEEDAKAEQKLMDEELQQVVEELLFDGSSRASSDSPCYRHELEAMQEIPEIPQMLHNNEARETHEGLGSLADFQTHRSALRDSHSSTHSSSTDNIFLQEPVLTLDIDRTPTKASSIKINRSFELAGAVFSSPPSVLNACLNGRFNQIVSLNGQKEPLAGPNFDLEQHDSSSCDSGVACGLTANTESPAGAARRRKPATPHRILCPSPIKTGLKATGGICKGGSTDPLSPRKSPRKLPATTAAVAACKSRRRLNQPKPQAPYQPQPQLQKPQPQQQQTQDDIVVVLADDDDEEEDEDDVHALLKAAEERENQNKEPATANSNKTGMKAMLKPAPVKSKPKSKGPAKGQPPLPLAATNGNREMTDFFPVRRSVRKTKTAVKEEWMRGLEQAVLEERCEGLQVRHFMGKGRGVVAERPFKRNEFVVEYVGDLISINEAGDREKRYALDENAGCYMYYFKHKAQQYCIDATVDTGKLGRLINHSRNGNLMTKVVPIKQRPHLVLLAKDDIEPGEELTYDYGDRSKESLLHHPWLAF comes from the exons ATGATAATGGTGCGCAGACGACAACGGCCCGCAAAGGAATCCACTTCCTCGTCTGGCGGCGCCTCCTCGGGATCAGGCCTTCCGGTTGACCAAACGCTGCCCCTGAATGTGGCGGGAAATCTGCTGGAGGATCAGTATTTTGCCAGCCCCAAGCGGAAAGACTGTCGACTGATGAAGGTCAGCGAAAATGGCCAGCTGCCGGAAGCCACAATGGCCCACAGAGGCCAACACAAAGACAACAAAGCGGATCGGACAATAG GGGTACCTTTGGCCACTCGCTCGCAAACGCGCACCATTGAGAACTTCTTCAAAGCCAATGCTGCCGTCAAGGATTCCCAAAAGACAATACCCACAGAGGAGCTAGATCAAGACCTAGAACTGCAGGATGAGCAGCTAAACATAGAGGATGAGGAGCTGAAgctgcaggaggagcagctgcaaCACACAGATGACCACCTGGCCTTTGCAGATGAAGAAGATGCCAAGGCAGAGCAAAAGCTAATGGACGAGGAATTGCAGCAGGTGGTGGAGGAGCTGTTGTTTGACGGCAGCTCCAGAGCCTCCTCAGACTCGCCCTGCTATCGGCATGAATTGGAGGCCATGCAGGAGATCCCGGAAATCCCTCAAATGCTCCACAACAACGAGGCCCGCGAGACCCATGAAGGACTGGGCTCCCTGGCCGACTTTCAGACACATCGCTCCGCGCTGAGGGACAGTCATAGCTCTacgcacagcagcagcaccgaCAACATTTTCCTGCAGGAGCCCGTGCTGACCCTGGACATAGATCGAACGCCCACCAAAGCCTCCAGCATAAAAATCAACCGGAGTTTTGAACTAGCGGGAGCCGTATTCTCGTCTCCACCATCGGTGCTAAATGCCTGCCTTAACGGGCGCTTTAATCAAATAGTAAGCCTGAACGGTCAAAAGGAACCGCTGGCTGGGCCAAACTTCGATTTGGAACAGCACGACAGCAGTTCCTGTGACAGCGGCGTGGCATGCGGCCTCACTGCCAACACAGAATCGCCAGCAGGAGCAGCTCGACGCCGGAAGCCAGCCACTCCGCATCGCATACTCTGCCCCTCGCCCATCAAGACGGGTCTGAAGGCCACCGGAGGAATTTGCAAGGGCGGATCCACAGATCCGCTGTCGCCACGCAAGTCGCCAAGGAAATTGCCCGCCACCACGGCGGCGGTGGCCGCCTGCAAGTCGCGCCGAAGACTGAACCAGCCAAAGCCACAAGCGCCTTACCAGCCACAACCACAGCTACAGAAAccacagccacagcagcagcagacgcAGGATGACATCGTAGTGGTGCTAGCCGACGACGATGATGAagaggaggacgaggacgatgTTCATGCCCTGCTTAAGGCCGCCGAGGAGCGGGAAAACCAGAACAAAGAACCAGCCACagccaacagcaacaaaacggGCATGAAAGCCATGCTTAAGCCAGCGCCTGTAAAATCAAAGCCCAAGAGCAAGGGGCCAGCGAAGGGCCAACCCCCGCTGCCTTTGGCTGCCACCAATGGCAACCGTGAGATGACCGACTTCTTCCCGGTGCGAAGGAGCGTACGCAAGACCAAGACGGCCGTCAAGGAGGAATGGATGCGAGGTCTGGAGCAGGCCGTGCTCGAGGAGCGTTGCGAGGGCCTGCAAGTCCGCCATTTCATGGGCAAGGGCAGAGGTGTGGTCGCCGAGCGGCCCTTTAAACGGAACGAGTTTGTGGTCGAGTACGTGGGAGATCTCATCTCAATCAACGAGGCCGGCGATCGGGAAAAACGCTATGCGCTGGACGAGAATGCCGGGTGCTACATGTATTACTTCAAGCACAAGGCCCAGCAGTACTGCATCGACGCCACCGTGGACACCGGCAAGCTGGGGCGTCTAATCAATCACTCGCGTAACGGCAACCTTATGACCAAGGTGGTGCCCATCAAGCAGCGGCCTCATCTCGTGCTCCTGGCCAAGGACGACATCGAGCCGGGCGAGGAACTGACCTACGATTATGGGGATCGCTCCAAGGAGTCCTTGCTGCACCACCCCTGGTTGGCCTTCTGA
- the LOC128260723 gene encoding LOW QUALITY PROTEIN: uncharacterized protein LOC128260723 (The sequence of the model RefSeq protein was modified relative to this genomic sequence to represent the inferred CDS: deleted 1 base in 1 codon), whose translation MVNVPPLLCSTPPPIDFGDDDDSGLQSTIHLDENDEYSNFGLVSSSKEPPPPPDPVEEFREKPPDLLENKQTAEAFNYQVKQAMDYDVYREAAPPTPPPLGLELEEEELEEQVPSLKLDSLSLYSTESVSAASTLSPTAETEAVAPPVLQTTKAPVLSHQVTLEDVSDDSDEECSPKKPKELFIHEGAVDFFAIEVLATPTQPNEGLQQSPGKEKALEDTPQHEESFRGSAHQVECSNNLAKPLENQKHSLAVLQNPEETPNHCGKTANSDTFQFGNFEAPPKDSVPKEIIPECQDNEEDEDDFGDFGDFSATEPEKEIKETPTTALPVKSVFEAPSLDLHSSVGTETLEVSSKPPHPEGADDGFDDFQEFATPTQGSPGQSEDDDDDFGDFSEPVVGSISVPPPPPPAAVHLSIDERVKPVLEMMFPQSKELQSTSVVVRKPLAQCQRFNFGAIEHAQALEYQWSSSEMRHALVRSLGIDSRNILFGDKWNSSMPRFAANLSFDPLKPMKPLSTGATSTLEPISNPSSYQGLENSTAAPASQTETRTSPPHGEGSSSSGSGSASNSDGEERQNHIYKSSPISGSESNHLEPATAPPAAIVAPTAATISTALPADSSAHQLNGGEQLHQQRSEQEQFDLRATPPAQEEMVGSSIASYAVPLKETHIYTPSKSDTAVAKTTTLAPIDFDYEMAATGIIIDETVVKKEYRDVEYKPPFGLDSPSKVSGNGAASNFELPPQAEEDDFSDFQSMPAPRSRIDTPTFGEQMILSPAILLPQAIPLAKKQAASIEWGDNAMSSINAEEMARIEELFSSQAKPLTISASVAKKPTPPKIVQSQPQEDDEWSDFVSVPVNQQHQQAQQQHSIANNNNNINSNLRKPPAAPKEDEWSDFVSSTPLPSRPAPQFNSGAWQSANFYNNPLSLYQAQQQQQHPHSNLVPSSSSSNSSNNNNVPAIPQQIHIMHDFSTAPVSGGLGVGATTYQQHHQRQQFQIGNAKVAPRISLIPDLSFVAPALPTNAGAFMGALPKPSFGAKK comes from the exons ATGGTGAACGTACCCCCGCTGCTCTGCAGCACCCCGCCTCCCATTGATTTCGGGGATGACGACGATTCCGGTTTGCAATCCACAATCCACTTGGACGAAAATGACGAATACTCTAATTTTGGCTTAGTCAGCAGCTCGAAAG AACCCCCTCCACCACCAGATCCCGTTGAGGAATTTCGAGAAAAGCCACCGGATTTGctggaaaataaacaaactgcAGAGGCATTCAATTACCAAGTTAAGCAGGCGATGGATTATGATGTTTATCGAGAAGCGGCACCA CCCACTCCGCCCCCTTTAGGTTTGGAGCTCGAGGAGGAGGAActggaggagcaggtgccCTCCTTAAAGCTGGACAGCCTAAGTCTCTACTCCACGGAAAGCGTTTCCGCCGCCTCCACACTCTCACCCACTGCGGAAACGGAGGCAGTGGCTCCGCCCGTGTTGCAAACAACCAAAGCCCCTGTCCTCAGCCACCAAGTCACGCTGGAGGATGTGTCCGatgacagcgacgaggagtgCTCGCCAAAGAAGCCCAAAGAACTATTTATACACGAGGGTGCCGTGGATTTCTTTGCCATCGAGGTGCTGGCCACACCAACGCAACCAAATGAGGGGCTCCAACAAAGTCCAGGAAAAGAAAAGGCTCTAGAGGATACTCCCCAACATGAAGAAAGCTTTAGAGGTTCGGCTCACCAAGTGGAATGTTCAAATAACTTAGCGAAACCACTGGAAAACCAGAAACATAGCTTAGCAGTCCTTCAGAATCCAGAAGAAACCCCCAACCATTGCGGCAAAACAGCGAATAGTGATACATTTCAGTTTGGAAACTTTGAAGCGCCACCAAAAGACTCAGTACCCAAAGAAATTATCCCAGAATGTCAGGATAACGAAGAAGATGAAGATGACTTTGGGGACTTCGGGGATTTCTCAGCTACAGAACcagaaaaagaaatcaaggaAACACCAACGACAGCTCTTCCTGTTAAGTCTGTCTTTGAGGCACCGTCTCTGGATTTGCATTCCTCAGTAGGTACGGAAACTCTGGAGGTATCTTCAAAGCCGCCTCATCCAGAAGGAGCAGATGATGGCTTCGATGACTTTCAAGAGTTTGCCACACCCACGCAAGGAAGTCCTGGGCAAAGCGaagacgatgacgatgatttCGGTGACTTCTCAGAGCCCGTAGTCGGTTCCATTTCAGTACctccaccaccgccgccaGCCGCTGTCCACCTCAGCATCGATGAACGTGTGAAACCAGTATTGGAGATGATGTTCCCACAATCAAAGGAGCTTCAAAGCACGAGTGTGGTTGTACGAAAACCCTTGGCGCAGTGCCAGCGATTCAACTTCGGTGCCATTGAGCATGCGCAGGCTTTGGAGTACCAGTGGAGCAGCTCCGAGATGAGGCATGCCCTCGTTCGATCGCTTGGCATCGATTCCAGGAATATA CTCTTCGGCGACAAGTGGAACTCATCGATGCCGCGTTTTGCCGCCAACCTGAGCTTCGATCCACTGAAGCCGATGAAACCGCTCTCGACCGGCGCTACTAGCACCTTGGAGCCGATCTCCAATCCCAGCAGCTACCAGG GACTGGAAAACTCAACCGCAGCACCGGCGAGCCAAACTGAAACGCGGACTAGCCCGCCTCATGGGGAAGGGTCCTCCAGCTCCGGCTCCGGTTCCGCCAGCAACTCCGACGGTGAGGAGCGACAGAACCATATCTACAAATCATCTCCAATCTCCGGCTCCGAGTCGAACCATCTTGAGCCCGCAACAGCGCCACCAGCAGCAATTGTTGCTCCAACAGCAGCGACGATATCGACTGCTCTACCAGCAGACAGCTCTGCCCACCAGCTCAACGGCGGTGAGCAGCTGCATCAGCAGCGGTCGGAGCAAGAGCAGTTTGATTTGAGGGCCACGCCGCCTGCTCAGGAGGAGATGGTGGGCAGCTCGATAGCCAGCTATGCGGTGCCGCTGAAGGAGACCCACATATACACACCCTCCAAATCGGATACGGCAGTGGCCAAGACCACTACATTGGCACCCATTGATTTCGACTACGAGATGGCGGCCACGGGCATTATTATCGATGAGACGGTGGTCAAGAAGGAGTATCGTGATGTGGAGTACAAGCCACCATTTGGTCTGGACTCGCCCAGCAAAGTGAGTGGCAACGGAGCTGCCAGCAACTTTGAACTGCCGCCCCAGGCGGAAGAGGATGACTTCAGTGACTTTCAATCGATGCCGGCGCCCAGATCGCGGATCGATACACCCACGTTTGGCGAGCAGATGATCCTCAGTCCGGCCATATTGCTGCCCCAAGCCATACCGCTGGCCAAGAAGCAAGCGGCGTCTATCGAGTGGGGAGACAACGCTATGTCCAGCATTAATGCCGAGGAAATGGCCAGGATAGAGGAGTTGTTTTCTTCGCAAGCCAAACCCCTTACGATAAGCGCTTCAGTGGCCAAGAAACCAACTCCTCCGAAGATAGTTCAATCTCAGCCTCAAGAGGATGATGAATGGTCGGATTTTGTCTCTGTTCCAGTTAATCAACAGCATCAGCAGGCACAGCAACAACACTCAATCgctaacaacaataataacataaacaGCAACCTGAGAAAGCCACCTGCAGCTCCCAAGGAAGATGAGTGGTCGGATTTTGTGAGCAGTACTCCGCTGCCCTCTCGTCCGGCTCCACAATTTAATTCCGGTGCCTGGCAGAGCGCTAATTTCTACAACAATCCGTTGAGTTTGTACCaagcacagcagcaacagcaacatcccCACAGCAACCTGgtgcccagcagcagcagcagcaacagcagcaacaacaacaatgtgCCAGCCATTCCACAGCAAATACACATCATGCACGACTTTTCGACGGCGCCCGTTTCTGGAGGTTTGGGTGTCGGTGCCACCACCTatcagcagcatcatcagcgGCAGCAGTTCCAGATCGGCAACGCCAAGGTGGCCCCACGCATCTCCCTCATTCCCGATCTCAGCTTTGTGGCTCCCGCTTTGCCCACAAATGCTGGTGCTTTCATGGGTGCGCTTCCGAAACCGAGTTTTGGTGCCAAGAAATGA
- the LOC128261196 gene encoding ATP synthase subunit e, mitochondrial has product MSQAPVRVSPLIKFGRWSLLLVGIAYGAAHQSRLSSKEEKVREIEAQQKVVRDAKLAEEKKRSAEAEARALAELSKPTPKH; this is encoded by the coding sequence ATGTCGCAGGCTCCCGTTCGCGTTTCCCCTTTGATCAAGTTCGGCAGATGGTCCTTGCTCCTGGTGGGCATTGCCTACGGTGCCGCCCACCAGAGCCGCCTGTCCTCCAAGGAAGAGAAGGTCCGTGAGATCGAGGCGCAGCAGAAGGTCGTTCGGGATGCGAAACTCGCCGAGGAGAAGAAGCGCAGCGCTGAGGCTGAAGCCCGTGCTCTGGCCGAGCTCTCGAAGCCCACCCCCAAGCACTAG
- the LOC128261028 gene encoding DNA repair protein XRCC3 — MTYFLDQLPKRIREIAEQVNVLAPEEVLTTPPVRFLDTRQESLYTVVRQCTPDDVRVLKDAAAKWLAEMPQTADSLFKPLVNVRWSRVSFGCSALDRCTGGGVVTRGITELCGAAGVGKSQLLLQLSLCVQLPIELGGLGKGVAYICTEDAFPARRLLQMSKACEKRHPKEKLNFLGNIFVEHHYETEPLLNCIRNRLPRLMQQHGIGLIIIDSVAAIFRLYTDFLERARQMRRLADALLTYADKYNCAVVCVNQVAASGGQDEVPCLGLQWAHLGRTRLRVSRVPKQHRMGDQLITVRKLDILYSPETPNDVAEFLITEDGVVDVPEPPPTRPPAKMRRL, encoded by the exons ATGACATACTTTCTGGATCAGTTGCCGAAGCGCATCAGGGAAATCGCTGAGCAGG TTAATGTTTTGGCACCGGAGGAGGTGCTGACAACGCCGCCAGTTCGGTTCCTGGACACGCGCCAAGAATCCCTGTACACCGTTGTGCGGCAGTGCACTCCGGATGATGTGAGGGTGCTCAAGGATGCGGCGGCCAAGTGGCTGGCTGAGATGCCCCAAACAG CCGATTCCCTTTTTAAGCCGCTTGTCAATGTGAGATGGTCTCGGGTATCCTTTGGCTGTTCCGCCCTAGATCGTTGCACTGGAGGGGGCGTGGTCACTCGGGGAATAACCGAACTTTGTGGAGCAGCCGGCGTTGGCAAGTCCCAGCTGCTCCTCCAGTTATCATTGTGCGTCCAGCTGCCCATCGAGCTGGGAGGATTGGGCAAGGGCGTGGCCTACATTTGCACAGAAGATGCTTTTCCGGCCAGAAGATTGCTGCAGATGAGCAAGGCCTGCGAAAAGCGACATCCCAAAGAGAAACTCAACTTTCTGGGCAACATCTTTGTGGAACATCATTACGAGACC GAACCCCTCCTGAATTGTATTAGAAATCGTTTGCCGCGACTCATGCAACAACATGGCATTGGCCTGATCATTATAGATTCCGTGGCAGCAATATTCCGGCTGTACACGGATTTTTTAGAGCGGGCCCGTCAGATGCGTCGCCTGGCAGACGCTCTTCTCACTTATGCGGATAAGTACAACTGTGCAGTAGTCTGCGTCAACCAGGTGGCCGCCAGTGGAGGTCAGGATGAGGTTCCCTGCCTGGGATTGCAATGGGCACACTTGGGACGAACCCGCCTGCGAGTTTCACGGGTGCCCAAGCAGCATCGGATGGGAGATCAATTGATCACGGTGCGCAAACTGGATATCCTCTATTCGCCAGAGACCCCCAATGATGTTGCAGAGTTCCTCATTACCGAGGATGGCGTGGTGGATGTTCCGGAGCCACCTCCAACCCGCCCACCCGCCAAAATGCGTCGACTGTGA
- the LOC128260798 gene encoding homeobox protein abdominal-B — MMPETERDTHLEAAEMGHNYGIVKEHQQQQQHHHLQLHQQQQQHQHSTSDLYKMAATSYVYTSPLTIPPPPMTMVSPIGSSKEKLVNLLRVRDNNNMASPISDSPPTTFLQKQLEAVVAPRPSSVHPQQQQQHAPQQQQQQHQHQQQQQRRSASTPAITTTPGPPTNWHAHVYATQPDRPTPHSIADILGISVVKKDRPEGAFDLTGPVMSPNSILKPYQDMPPMRSASISMSDASEEDSAAIAGATSAAAATAAATVTAATPLDQPLNLCVARKSRDSNNSPMPATKQSHILGKSAAKKESSGKPAAKKKKLTPTNTATVPLPPDISPTGSSDSLMRDKVMAANNSNSSPGSNANPQQLSNANSTLETTEDDSDSGSTDARRKKKARTTFTGRQIFELEKQFEVKKYLSSSERTEMAKLLMVTETQVKIWFQNRRTKWKKQDNVTNNEAAEHKSTNVKPATTATGGEPGEKKASNTNTNSPTVGNAVATVEAKKSPKSPNRGSNNNNNNTLNNNVNNSDGKLPGKQSTTKIKKQLNALLEKTVKTANQANRSAEMETSDQMPAVEKKISNNNENQLLHQRLHQHAIPLTVEPAAPLEQTEKLDIKLEESPQHRELQLSLQRAAIRNGQLTEMDFESKLAASKISIALAMANKQMQPEKLPKTESSSSEGEGEEEEEEEEVSSSEHGGSTEAHDSQDQDVAMREI; from the exons ATGATGCCCGAAACTGAACGCGATACGCATTTGGAGGCAGCGGAAATGGGACATAATTATGGCATTGTGAaggagcaccagcagcagcagcaacatcaccaCCTGCAACtccatcagcagcaacagcagcatcagcactCCACTTCCGACCTGTACAAGATGGCGGCGACCAGTTATGTTTACACCAGTCCGCTGACCATACCGCCTCCACCGATGACCATGGTCAGTCCCATCGGCAGCAGCAAGGAGAAGCTTGTGAATCTGTTGCGCGTCCGCGACAACAATAACATGGCCAGCCCGATCTCGGACAGTCCGCCCACTACTTTTCTGCAAAAACAGCTGGAGGCGGTGGTGGCCCCCAGGCCAAGTTCAGTGCatccccagcagcagcagcaacatgccccgcagcagcagcagcaacagcaccagcaccagcagcaacaacaacggcgcTCGGCCAGCACACCTGCAATCACAACTACACCTGGACCGCCCACTAATTGGCATGCCCATGTCTATGCCACCCAACCGGACCGGCCCACTCCCCACTCCATAGCCGATATCCTGGGCATATCCGTGGTCAAAAAGGACCGGCCAGAGGGAGCCTTTGATTTGACCGGTCCGGTCATGTCACCGAATAGCATACTGAAGCCGTACCAGGACATGCCGCCCATGAGGAGCGCCTCCATTTCGATGAGCGATGCCAGCGAGGAGGACAGTGCTGCGATTGCAGGAGCAAcgtctgcagcagcagctacagcagcagcaactgtcACGGCGGCAACTCCGCTCGATCAGCCGCTAAATCTCTGTGTGGCCAGAAAGTCCCGCGACAGCAACAACTCACCCATGCCGGCCACCAAGCAGAGCCACATTCTCGGAAAGTCTGCCGCCAAAAAAG AAAGCTCTGGCAAGCCAGCAGCCAAGAAAAAGAAGTTGACGCCCACCAATACGGCAACGGTTCCACTGCCGCCGGACATTAGTCCCACGGGCAGCAGCGACAGTCTGATGCGTGACAAGGTGATGGCcgccaacaacagcaacagctcgCCCGGCAGCAACGCCAATCCACAGCAGCTGAGCAATGCCAACAGCACCTTGGAGACCACCGAGGATGACTCCGACTCGGGATCCACCGATGCCCGGCGAAAGAAGAAGGCCCGCACCACGTTCACCGGCAGGCAGATTTTCGAGCTGGAGAAACAGTTCGAGGTGAAGAAGTATCTTAGCTCCAGCGAGCGCACCGAAATGGCCAAACTGCTGATGGTCACCGAAACGCAG GTTAAAATATGGTTTCAAAATCGCCGCACCAAGTGGAAGAAGCAGGATAATGTCACGAACAACGAGGCCGCGGAACACAAATCCACGAATGTCaagccagcaacaacagcaacaggtgGCGAACCGGGCGAAAAGAAAGCCTCCAATACGAATACAAATTCGCCCACTGTTGGCAATGCCGTTGCCACTGTTGAGGCCAAAAAATCTCCAAAGTCTCCAAATCGCGGCagtaacaataacaacaataatacaCTAAATAACAATGTTAATAACAGCGATGGGAAATTGCCGGGCAAACAAAGTAccaccaaaattaaaaaacaattgaatgCGCTGCTGGAGAAGACCGTAAAAACGGCCAATCAGGCAAATCGTAGTGCGGAAATGGAGACATCGGATCAAATGCCTGCAGTCGAAAAAAAGATAAGTAATAACAATGAAAATCAATTGCTGCATCAGCGTTTGCATCAACATGCTATACCTTTGACGGTAGAACCAGCTGCTCCACTCGAACAAACCGAGAAATTGGACATAAAACTGGAAGAGTCGCCGCAACATCGGGAATTACAGTTAAGTCTCCAAAGGGCGGCAATTCGAAATGGCCAGCTAACGGAAATGGATTTTGAAAGCAAACTGGCTGCAAGTAAAATATCCATTGCCTTGGCCATGGCCAATAAACAAATGCAGCCGGAAAAGTTGCCCAAAACGGAAAGTTCCTCATCGGAGGGCGAGGGCgaagaagaggaggaggaggaggaggtgtcCTCCAGTGAACATGGCGGTTCCACGGAGGCCCACGATTCACAGGATCAGGATGTGGCCATGCGGGAgatctaa